A part of Myxococcus stipitatus genomic DNA contains:
- the mglA gene encoding gliding-motility regulator Ras-like GTPase MglA, with translation MSFINYSSREINCKIVYYGPGLCGKTTNLQYIYNKTAAETKGKLISLSTETDRTLFFDFLPLSLGEIRGFKTRFHLYTVPGQVFYDASRKLILKGVDGVVFVADSQIERMEANMESIENLRVNLAEQGYDLNKIPYVIQYNKRDLPNAVTVEEMRKALNPRNIPEYQAVAPTGVGVFDTLKAVAKLVLTELKKGG, from the coding sequence ATGTCCTTCATCAACTACTCATCCCGCGAAATCAACTGCAAGATTGTCTATTACGGGCCGGGACTCTGCGGGAAGACGACCAACCTCCAGTACATCTACAACAAGACGGCGGCGGAGACGAAGGGCAAGCTCATCTCGCTCTCCACGGAGACCGACCGCACGCTCTTCTTCGACTTCCTGCCGCTGTCGCTCGGAGAGATCCGCGGCTTCAAGACGCGCTTCCACCTCTACACGGTGCCCGGCCAGGTGTTCTACGACGCCAGCCGCAAGCTCATCCTCAAGGGTGTCGACGGCGTCGTCTTCGTGGCCGACAGTCAGATCGAGCGCATGGAGGCGAACATGGAGTCCATCGAGAACCTCCGTGTGAACCTCGCCGAGCAGGGCTACGACCTGAACAAGATTCCGTACGTCATCCAGTACAACAAGCGGGACCTGCCCAACGCGGTGACGGTCGAGGAGATGCGCAAGGCCCTCAACCCGCGCAACATCCCCGAGTATCAGGCGGTGGCGCCCACCGGCGTGGGCGTGTTCGACACGCTCAAGGCCGTGGCGAAGCTGGTGCTCACCGAGCTCAAGAAGGGTGGCTGA
- a CDS encoding dihydrolipoamide acetyltransferase codes for MRVAAATLRFLALTSAALCAVAHAQEPAKASAAPAPVSAAPASTSSTADEAFNTRVKTLEENVVDLKERIYRSKARLLLLQETVLGGDVTTGARALIVHRNEMGGSFVLESVTYALDGAPIFTQLDLQGELARREQFEVFNGRIVPGQHQLAVRLVYRGNGSGVFSYIEGYKFKVQSSYTFNAEPGKVSTVQVVGYEQGGITTDMKDRPAVRYDIELSRESAPRIDPEAAPDSQATIPPEAR; via the coding sequence GTGCGAGTCGCAGCCGCCACCCTCCGCTTCCTCGCGCTGACCAGCGCCGCCCTCTGCGCGGTGGCGCACGCGCAAGAGCCCGCCAAGGCCTCCGCGGCGCCCGCCCCCGTTTCGGCCGCTCCGGCCTCCACCTCGAGCACCGCCGACGAGGCGTTCAACACCCGCGTGAAGACGCTGGAGGAGAACGTCGTCGACCTGAAGGAGCGCATCTACCGCTCCAAGGCGCGGCTGCTGCTGCTCCAGGAGACGGTGCTCGGCGGCGACGTCACCACTGGCGCCCGCGCGCTCATCGTCCACAGGAACGAGATGGGCGGCTCCTTCGTGCTGGAGTCGGTGACGTACGCGCTGGACGGCGCGCCCATCTTCACGCAGCTCGACCTGCAGGGAGAGCTGGCCAGGCGCGAGCAGTTCGAGGTCTTCAACGGCCGCATCGTCCCGGGGCAACACCAGCTCGCGGTGCGGCTGGTGTATCGCGGCAACGGCTCCGGCGTGTTCAGCTACATCGAGGGCTACAAGTTCAAGGTGCAATCCAGCTACACCTTCAACGCGGAGCCCGGGAAGGTGTCCACCGTGCAGGTGGTGGGCTACGAGCAGGGCGGCATCACCACGGACATGAAGGACCGGCCCGCGGTGCGCTACGACATCGAGCTGTCGCGCGAGTCGGCCCCTCGCATCGACCCCGAGGCGGCGCCGGACAGCCAGGCCACCATTCCCCCTGAAGCGCGGTAG
- a CDS encoding tetratricopeptide repeat protein yields the protein MSPSLRALALTLALSGASPALAEDPAPVAPPPPSPQQLEQELAAVEAKLGVAEATLVDVERSYSQRPERDDEDARARRYSDAEIQYLLGNWGAASTLLYDLVSDPPFVKHPRYADALYFLADALFQQRNYIGARLYLRELLALPAATPRHRDALSRYLVISGKLNQFDGIERYLEQARALSGGAFPPEVQYTYAKWLFRRTDLAPSERILHARAAFTPLAQQPDGPYRLQAAYHLGVLSMQAGEMPLALFQFQQLVAPPASSDDGAATPPPSAARAVEARRIRELSLMALGRLSYETGRYDEALDWYGQVPQESESFPESLYEIAWTQVRKGAYQEAKNAIDILLMVSPDSQLAPQARLLQGNLLQRLKKYDEAIATYNEVIGTFRPEREKVDALLRSKPEASAYFDRLLGRADDVPDVRTLLPPLARRYAAARREVVDAQKLVADIDHGREGTSEARELADRILRALDARGLETFPELQEGLTRADAVETALIRAEEDRLRVEELALTQVLSQGEKDFLRHLRQQRESLRERFLSLPTTPQALQERLARMHARVDRLDREAFRLGTEIQGLQAIAASVRKWVDDTRLLRHTPPDEEQEYLVQLQAEVQTLTDLKVELDRTRARLADERHSAANTLAGEQALRGQYAEALKAEHAVLADAEGRQVSDAAQLVARAHALQARGDALKARVSDARDGLRTRVATRGRLIREKVLAEQRLLERYDADVRTASADARLLVGRIAQDSVRHVRDQFYDLVLKADVGVVDVAFTQKQDKTQAIQNVSSQKADALRALDADFRDVLSEEGR from the coding sequence GTGAGTCCGTCGCTTCGCGCCCTCGCCCTCACCCTGGCCCTCTCTGGCGCCTCCCCCGCCCTCGCGGAGGACCCGGCGCCCGTCGCGCCTCCCCCGCCGTCGCCCCAGCAGCTCGAGCAGGAGCTCGCCGCCGTGGAGGCGAAGCTCGGCGTGGCCGAGGCGACGCTCGTCGACGTCGAGCGCTCGTACAGCCAGCGCCCCGAACGGGACGACGAGGACGCGCGCGCGCGCCGCTACTCCGACGCGGAGATCCAATACCTCCTGGGCAACTGGGGCGCGGCGTCGACGCTCCTCTACGACCTGGTGAGCGACCCGCCGTTCGTGAAACATCCGCGCTACGCGGACGCGCTCTACTTCCTGGCGGACGCGCTGTTCCAGCAGCGCAACTACATCGGCGCGCGGCTGTACCTGCGCGAGCTGCTCGCCCTGCCCGCCGCCACGCCCCGCCACCGGGACGCGCTGTCGCGCTACCTGGTCATCTCGGGGAAGCTGAACCAGTTCGACGGCATCGAGCGCTACCTGGAGCAGGCCCGCGCGCTGTCGGGCGGCGCGTTCCCGCCGGAGGTCCAGTACACCTACGCGAAGTGGCTCTTCCGGCGCACGGACCTGGCGCCCTCGGAGCGCATCCTCCATGCGCGCGCCGCCTTCACGCCCCTGGCCCAACAGCCCGACGGGCCCTACCGGCTCCAGGCCGCGTACCACCTGGGCGTGCTGTCGATGCAGGCCGGGGAGATGCCGCTCGCGCTCTTCCAGTTCCAGCAGCTCGTCGCGCCGCCCGCGTCCTCGGACGACGGAGCCGCCACGCCGCCGCCCTCCGCCGCGCGCGCGGTCGAGGCGCGTCGCATCCGGGAGCTGTCGCTGATGGCGCTGGGTCGCCTGTCGTACGAGACGGGCCGCTACGACGAGGCGCTCGACTGGTACGGCCAGGTGCCACAGGAGAGCGAATCCTTCCCGGAGTCGCTCTACGAGATTGCCTGGACGCAGGTGCGCAAGGGCGCCTACCAGGAGGCGAAGAACGCCATCGACATCCTGTTGATGGTGTCTCCGGACTCGCAGCTCGCGCCGCAGGCCCGGCTGCTCCAGGGCAACCTGCTCCAGCGGCTCAAGAAGTACGACGAGGCCATCGCCACGTACAACGAGGTCATCGGCACCTTCCGGCCGGAGCGGGAGAAGGTGGACGCGCTGCTGCGTTCGAAGCCGGAGGCGTCCGCGTACTTCGACCGGCTCCTGGGCCGAGCGGACGACGTCCCCGACGTGCGGACCCTGCTGCCTCCGCTGGCGCGCAGGTACGCGGCGGCGCGGCGCGAGGTCGTCGACGCGCAGAAGCTGGTGGCCGACATCGACCACGGGCGCGAGGGCACGAGCGAGGCGCGAGAGCTGGCGGACCGCATCCTCCGCGCGCTGGACGCCCGGGGCCTGGAGACCTTCCCGGAGCTGCAGGAGGGCCTCACCCGCGCGGACGCGGTGGAGACGGCGCTCATCCGCGCCGAGGAGGACCGGCTGCGCGTCGAGGAGCTGGCGCTGACCCAGGTGCTCAGCCAGGGCGAGAAGGACTTCCTCCGGCACCTACGCCAGCAGCGTGAGTCGCTGCGCGAGCGCTTCCTCTCGCTGCCCACCACCCCCCAGGCCCTGCAGGAGCGGCTGGCGCGGATGCACGCGCGCGTGGACCGGCTGGACCGCGAGGCCTTCCGCCTGGGCACGGAGATTCAAGGCCTGCAGGCCATCGCCGCGTCGGTGCGCAAGTGGGTGGACGACACCCGCCTGCTGCGCCACACGCCCCCGGACGAGGAGCAGGAGTACCTCGTCCAGCTGCAGGCCGAGGTGCAGACGCTGACCGACCTGAAGGTGGAGCTGGACCGCACCCGCGCGCGACTGGCGGACGAGCGTCACAGCGCCGCCAACACGCTCGCCGGCGAGCAGGCGCTGAGGGGCCAGTACGCGGAGGCGCTGAAGGCCGAGCACGCCGTGCTCGCCGACGCCGAGGGCCGCCAGGTCTCGGACGCCGCGCAGCTGGTGGCGCGCGCCCATGCCCTCCAGGCGCGGGGCGACGCGCTGAAGGCCCGGGTCTCCGACGCGCGCGACGGCCTGCGGACCCGGGTGGCGACGCGCGGTCGGCTCATCCGGGAGAAGGTGCTCGCGGAGCAGCGGCTGCTGGAGCGCTACGACGCGGACGTTCGCACCGCCTCCGCCGACGCGCGGCTGTTGGTGGGCCGCATCGCCCAGGACAGCGTGCGCCACGTGCGCGACCAGTTCTACGACCTGGTGCTGAAGGCGGACGTGGGCGTGGTGGACGTGGCCTTCACGCAGAAGCAGGACAAGACGCAGGCCATCCAGAACGTGTCGTCGCAGAAGGCGGACGCCCTGCGCGCGCTGGACGCGGACTTCCGCGACGTCCTCTCGGAGGAGGGCCGCTGA
- a CDS encoding tetratricopeptide repeat protein: protein MRRLLAVLLCVASLPAAAQATDAAPTAPSPQAEGTDDAKPRGRGYLEGLGRSPEEEELLQDVSRALKTYEEESREYSREVQLLMEHKYEQKRDSLSSAYEKVIRDLEAQERKQRVEAIVRFEEFLRRYPSEPRYTPDVMFRLAELYYERSQDEHQLAMKDYRDRLDAHDKNPDSAFPVEPRKDYSDSIALYRRLLKDYPDYRLNDGAMYLLGYCLEEQEQVDESFIAYQQLIGKYPRSRFATEAWVRIGEYWFENYSNPKALPQAAQAFEAASRDTLHPLYDKALYKLGWTYYRMDRFDEAVGAFLTLVDFYEAQRVARGEEEAGGDLRTEALQYVAISLADESWGGIARAQSLFAQRGARPYEADVYRRLGDVYFDQANNTAAVEAYRLVLQKDPLSPDAPRVQQRIAQAFERDRKLMDSFVESEKLAALYQPGTAWYEKNKGDPDALSQANALVEKSLYGSATFHHQQALVFKKEGKFEQANVAFATAARAYGTYLERFPRSKSAGEMRFYHAECLYFSFQFAEAARGYEEVRDTGVSAKHRDDAAHSAVLAWQQQLALDIQKGAAPDLKPLRSSKRPEGAPPRPVPLTATEQKLVSASDRYVALLSKDPKAPGIAYKAAELYYAHDDLPEARARFERIIQTWPKSEVARYATNLTVETFLVDKDWRSVEEVSARLAANSQVIEPSSELHQQLMRFKLAGRFKLADQLMAEGKYDEAARKYIQLVDEAPRHEFADKALNNAAVAHENTRRFDSALKLYERIFREYPKSPLADAALFRVAVNAEKSYDFDKAVTNYQKLVKDYPASKDREAALFNTARLLEGQQRYAEAASAYMRYAELFPGAEDAPKNQYHAALLLEKQGDPRGEVRALQDFVRKYANKPSQLERVLDAHRRMGDAHQKLGNEKEATRAYTQAATEFDRRKLKPDTHPLAANAAAYGRFQLAEAELRRFDKLKIGGWGPALVRSFAAKRAAVKTVKDAYARVYPYKQLEWSLAAAYRSGYALERFANTIIETPVPPDVKRLGEDAVVTYQDLLAQNTAELEDAAVESYAIALAEARKNRVSNEWTRRTLEALNRFRPKEYPVLKEPKQALAAEGLYPDGLVGPPSAPPSPAQRDEKRLSGGDKP from the coding sequence ATGCGCCGCCTCCTCGCCGTGCTCCTCTGCGTGGCCTCGCTGCCCGCCGCCGCCCAGGCGACGGACGCCGCGCCCACGGCCCCTTCTCCCCAAGCCGAGGGCACCGACGACGCGAAGCCTCGCGGACGCGGCTATCTGGAGGGCCTGGGCCGCTCACCCGAGGAGGAGGAGCTGCTCCAGGACGTCAGCCGGGCGCTGAAGACGTACGAGGAGGAGTCGCGGGAGTACAGCCGCGAGGTGCAGCTGCTCATGGAGCACAAGTACGAGCAGAAGCGCGACTCGCTGTCGTCCGCGTACGAGAAGGTCATCCGGGACCTGGAGGCCCAGGAGCGCAAGCAGCGGGTGGAGGCCATCGTCCGCTTCGAGGAGTTCCTGCGCCGCTACCCCAGCGAGCCGCGCTACACGCCGGACGTGATGTTCCGCCTGGCGGAGCTGTACTACGAGCGCTCCCAGGACGAGCACCAGCTGGCGATGAAGGACTATCGCGACCGGCTGGACGCGCACGACAAGAACCCGGACTCGGCCTTTCCCGTCGAGCCGCGCAAGGACTACTCGGACTCCATCGCGCTCTACCGCCGGCTCTTGAAGGACTACCCCGACTACCGGCTCAACGACGGCGCCATGTACCTGCTGGGCTACTGTCTGGAGGAGCAGGAGCAGGTCGACGAGAGCTTCATCGCCTACCAGCAGCTCATCGGGAAGTACCCACGCAGCCGCTTCGCCACCGAGGCCTGGGTGCGCATCGGCGAGTACTGGTTCGAGAACTACTCCAACCCCAAGGCGCTGCCCCAGGCCGCGCAGGCCTTCGAGGCGGCCTCGCGCGACACGCTCCACCCGCTCTACGACAAGGCGCTCTACAAGCTCGGGTGGACGTACTACCGCATGGACCGCTTCGACGAGGCGGTGGGCGCCTTCCTCACGCTGGTGGACTTCTACGAGGCCCAGCGCGTGGCCCGGGGCGAGGAGGAAGCGGGCGGCGACCTGCGCACCGAGGCGCTCCAGTACGTGGCCATCTCGCTCGCCGACGAGAGCTGGGGCGGCATCGCCCGCGCCCAGTCGCTCTTCGCCCAGCGCGGGGCGCGCCCCTACGAAGCGGACGTCTACCGGCGCCTGGGCGACGTGTACTTCGACCAGGCCAACAACACCGCCGCCGTGGAGGCCTACCGGCTGGTCCTCCAGAAGGACCCGCTCTCCCCCGACGCGCCCCGGGTGCAGCAGCGCATCGCCCAGGCCTTCGAGCGAGACCGCAAGCTGATGGACTCCTTCGTCGAGTCCGAGAAGCTCGCCGCCCTCTACCAGCCGGGCACCGCCTGGTACGAGAAGAACAAGGGTGACCCGGACGCGCTCTCCCAGGCCAACGCGCTGGTGGAGAAGAGCCTCTACGGCAGCGCCACCTTCCATCACCAGCAGGCCCTGGTGTTCAAGAAGGAGGGCAAGTTCGAGCAGGCCAACGTCGCCTTCGCCACCGCCGCGCGCGCCTACGGCACGTACCTGGAGCGCTTCCCGCGCAGCAAGAGCGCGGGCGAGATGCGCTTCTACCATGCGGAGTGCCTCTACTTCTCCTTCCAGTTCGCCGAGGCGGCCCGGGGCTACGAGGAGGTGCGCGACACGGGCGTGAGCGCGAAGCACCGCGACGACGCGGCGCACAGCGCGGTGCTCGCGTGGCAGCAGCAGCTCGCGCTCGACATCCAGAAGGGCGCCGCGCCGGACCTCAAGCCGCTGCGCTCCTCGAAGCGCCCCGAGGGCGCCCCGCCCCGCCCCGTGCCGCTCACGGCCACCGAGCAGAAGCTGGTGTCCGCGTCGGACCGGTACGTGGCCCTGCTGTCGAAGGACCCGAAGGCGCCCGGCATCGCCTACAAGGCCGCGGAGCTGTACTACGCGCACGACGACCTGCCCGAGGCGCGAGCGCGCTTCGAGCGCATCATCCAGACCTGGCCCAAAAGCGAGGTGGCCCGCTACGCCACCAACCTCACCGTCGAGACGTTCCTCGTCGACAAGGACTGGCGCAGCGTCGAGGAGGTCAGCGCGCGGCTGGCCGCCAACTCGCAGGTCATCGAGCCGTCGAGCGAGCTGCACCAGCAGCTCATGCGCTTCAAGCTGGCGGGCCGCTTCAAGCTGGCCGACCAGCTCATGGCCGAGGGCAAGTACGACGAGGCGGCGCGCAAGTACATCCAGCTCGTGGACGAGGCCCCGCGTCACGAGTTCGCGGACAAGGCGCTCAACAACGCGGCCGTCGCCCACGAGAACACGCGCCGCTTCGACTCCGCGCTCAAGCTGTATGAGCGCATCTTCCGCGAGTACCCCAAGTCGCCCCTGGCGGACGCGGCCCTGTTCCGAGTGGCGGTGAACGCGGAGAAGTCCTACGACTTCGACAAGGCCGTCACCAACTACCAGAAGCTGGTGAAGGACTACCCGGCCTCGAAGGATCGGGAGGCGGCGCTCTTCAACACGGCGCGGCTGCTGGAGGGCCAGCAGCGGTACGCGGAGGCCGCCTCGGCGTACATGCGCTACGCGGAGCTGTTCCCCGGCGCGGAGGATGCGCCGAAGAACCAGTACCACGCGGCCCTCCTGCTGGAGAAACAGGGCGACCCGCGTGGTGAGGTGCGAGCGCTCCAGGACTTCGTGCGCAAGTACGCCAACAAGCCCAGCCAGTTGGAGCGCGTGCTGGACGCGCACCGCCGCATGGGTGACGCGCACCAGAAGCTGGGCAACGAGAAGGAGGCCACGCGGGCCTACACGCAGGCCGCGACGGAGTTCGACCGACGCAAGCTCAAGCCGGACACGCACCCCCTGGCGGCGAACGCGGCGGCGTATGGGCGCTTCCAGTTGGCCGAGGCGGAGCTGCGCAGGTTCGACAAGCTGAAGATTGGGGGCTGGGGTCCCGCGCTGGTGCGCAGCTTCGCGGCGAAGCGCGCGGCGGTGAAGACGGTGAAGGACGCCTACGCGCGCGTCTATCCGTACAAGCAGCTCGAGTGGTCGCTCGCGGCGGCCTACCGCTCCGGGTACGCGCTGGAGCGCTTCGCGAACACCATCATCGAGACACCGGTGCCGCCCGACGTGAAGCGCCTGGGCGAGGACGCGGTGGTGACGTACCAGGACCTGCTCGCGCAGAACACGGCGGAGCTGGAGGACGCGGCGGTGGAGAGCTACGCCATCGCCCTGGCCGAGGCGCGCAAGAACCGCGTCTCCAACGAGTGGACCCGCCGCACGCTGGAGGCCCTCAACCGCTTCCGTCCCAAGGAGTACCCGGTGCTCAAGGAGCCCAAGCAGGCGCTCGCCGCCGAGGGCCTCTACCCGGATGGCCTCGTGGGCCCCCCGAGCGCCCCGCCCTCCCCCGCCCAGCGCGACGAGAAGCGCCTCTCGGGAGGAGACAAGCCGTGA
- a CDS encoding tetratricopeptide repeat protein gives MASGVITTEAGMPLSAMSDSPRTASGVITTEAGMPLSAMSESPRASVITARHGGTNVHGAGISPRGPALAATLTPKPLTPRGRATQASGLAAALLWLSACASAPQPRADTPVALPTDAVATKAEPPPPPPPPRSANEDFAHAVEIARAGELATAETALRALVDAHPSLDAAWTNLGIVQERQGRHAEAERSYRQALTLAPEQAAAWDCLARLYGRTNRAAALEAELRGVLDAKPDAVTPRTALALTLLQQKKLDAAATEAKRALGTDEHHVRAMQVLAQVYYREGKHELARMVLENARDIAPDDAATHNALGLVYVALDARPQALEELKRATTLRPDFAEARNNFGALLNEAQDYPAAVTELEAAVRAAPDFADARLNLGNAYRGIGDFARAKAEYEQVLTLRPASADPLFNLAILYLDVEPPGLDPIERYKTAIAFFEQYEGKGGRDERIPQYVKDARKSIDREERRRERERKDQLRKAAEQQKAEQEQAKQPPDTARPPTTTPPPDAAPSESTGTTPRVPASQPQAPGPDAPPAPSPAGSGKLDGAPN, from the coding sequence ATGGCCTCGGGTGTCATCACCACCGAGGCGGGGATGCCGCTCTCCGCCATGAGTGACTCACCGCGAACGGCCTCGGGTGTCATCACCACCGAGGCGGGGATGCCGCTCTCCGCCATGAGTGAATCACCGCGAGCCTCGGTCATCACGGCGCGCCACGGCGGCACGAACGTCCACGGTGCCGGCATCTCACCGCGAGGCCCTGCCCTCGCCGCCACGCTGACGCCGAAGCCACTCACGCCCAGGGGCCGCGCCACGCAGGCCTCCGGCCTCGCCGCCGCGCTGCTCTGGCTGTCCGCCTGCGCCTCCGCGCCGCAGCCTCGCGCGGACACTCCGGTGGCCCTCCCGACCGACGCCGTCGCGACCAAGGCCGAACCGCCCCCACCTCCCCCTCCCCCCCGGAGCGCGAACGAGGACTTCGCGCACGCGGTGGAGATTGCCCGCGCGGGTGAGCTGGCCACGGCGGAGACCGCGCTGCGCGCCCTGGTCGATGCGCACCCCTCGCTCGACGCCGCGTGGACCAACCTGGGCATCGTCCAGGAGCGACAGGGCCGGCACGCGGAGGCCGAGCGCTCATACCGTCAGGCCCTGACGCTCGCGCCGGAGCAGGCGGCGGCCTGGGACTGTCTGGCGCGGTTGTATGGCCGGACGAATCGCGCCGCCGCCCTCGAGGCGGAGCTGCGCGGCGTGCTCGACGCGAAGCCGGACGCGGTGACGCCGCGCACGGCGCTCGCCTTGACGCTCCTCCAGCAGAAGAAGCTGGATGCCGCCGCCACCGAGGCCAAGCGGGCCCTCGGGACCGACGAGCACCACGTGCGCGCCATGCAGGTCCTCGCGCAGGTGTACTACCGCGAGGGCAAACACGAGCTGGCGCGCATGGTGCTGGAGAACGCGCGCGACATCGCCCCCGACGACGCGGCCACGCACAACGCGCTCGGCCTCGTCTATGTCGCGCTGGACGCGAGGCCCCAGGCCCTCGAGGAACTCAAGCGGGCCACCACGCTGCGCCCCGACTTCGCCGAGGCCCGAAACAACTTCGGCGCGCTGCTCAACGAGGCGCAGGACTACCCCGCCGCCGTCACGGAGCTGGAGGCCGCGGTGCGCGCCGCGCCGGACTTCGCCGACGCGCGCCTCAACCTGGGCAACGCCTACCGCGGCATCGGCGACTTCGCCCGCGCCAAGGCGGAGTACGAACAGGTGCTCACGCTGCGCCCGGCCTCCGCCGACCCACTCTTCAACCTGGCCATCCTCTACCTCGACGTGGAGCCGCCGGGGCTGGACCCCATCGAGCGATACAAGACGGCCATCGCCTTCTTCGAGCAGTACGAGGGCAAGGGCGGCCGCGACGAGCGCATCCCCCAGTACGTGAAGGACGCGCGCAAGAGCATCGACCGCGAGGAGCGCCGCCGCGAGCGCGAGCGGAAGGACCAGCTGCGCAAGGCCGCCGAACAGCAGAAGGCCGAGCAGGAACAGGCGAAACAGCCCCCCGACACCGCCAGGCCCCCCACGACCACCCCGCCCCCGGACGCGGCGCCCTCCGAGTCCACGGGAACCACGCCCCGGGTCCCGGCGTCCCAGCCCCAGGCCCCCGGCCCCGACGCCCCACCAGCCCCCTCGCCCGCCGGGTCGGGTAAGCTGGACGGCGCTCCGAACTGA
- a CDS encoding AgmX/PglI C-terminal domain-containing protein has product MAAPPQNKLLRVGLIQDGQIIEERHVRRDTVTIGHDARNTFVLPAAEDRPARFGVFEFQGHQFQLVINESMRGRVNLGSSDVDFDALRAQGLASRRGELFVLPLQESARGKVELGDATLFFQFVAPPAEEARPLLPSDIRVSRWKTMDRVFFGILAASLLLHFSGAALIISAEAPKEQELALDQLDDRFVRAIIPQRPAEPARPITAGPAEAPKEEAKAPEPKEGDDKPTSDKPAGAAAAERHAEMVKKVSGKGLLKMLGSKSDGAGGAFQDVLGGASGGNDIAAALQGAGGVGVANEVTTAKGTGPRGGGTGSVTGIGELGTQGGGKVDLGSKKEVEVKGRVQDAAPEVDSSEVDRDALARYVRARKGAIQSCYEKELKRNPNLKGKVVVRFSITPTGRVGEFDIDENTLGSESVASCIRAVIRAWVFPFKPDADATVSYPFVFSPTG; this is encoded by the coding sequence ATGGCAGCCCCTCCGCAGAACAAGCTGCTCCGCGTCGGCCTCATCCAGGACGGCCAGATCATCGAGGAGCGCCACGTCCGCCGTGACACCGTCACCATCGGTCACGACGCGCGCAACACCTTCGTCCTGCCCGCCGCCGAAGACCGGCCGGCGCGCTTCGGCGTCTTCGAATTCCAGGGCCATCAGTTCCAGCTCGTCATCAACGAGTCCATGCGGGGCCGCGTCAACCTCGGCTCCTCCGACGTGGACTTCGACGCCCTGCGCGCCCAGGGCCTCGCCTCGCGCCGGGGCGAGCTGTTCGTCCTGCCGCTCCAGGAGAGCGCCCGCGGCAAGGTGGAGCTGGGCGACGCCACCCTCTTCTTTCAGTTCGTCGCGCCGCCCGCCGAGGAAGCCCGGCCGCTGCTGCCCTCGGACATCCGCGTCAGCCGCTGGAAGACGATGGACCGCGTCTTCTTCGGCATCCTCGCGGCCTCGCTCCTGCTGCACTTCTCCGGCGCCGCCCTCATCATCTCCGCCGAGGCCCCCAAGGAGCAGGAGCTGGCGTTGGATCAGCTCGACGACCGCTTCGTGCGCGCCATCATCCCCCAGCGCCCGGCCGAGCCCGCCAGGCCCATCACCGCCGGCCCCGCCGAGGCCCCCAAGGAGGAAGCCAAGGCCCCGGAGCCGAAGGAAGGCGACGACAAGCCCACCTCGGACAAGCCCGCGGGCGCCGCCGCCGCCGAGCGCCACGCGGAGATGGTGAAGAAGGTCTCCGGCAAGGGCCTCCTGAAGATGCTCGGCTCGAAGAGCGACGGCGCGGGCGGCGCCTTCCAGGACGTGCTGGGCGGCGCCAGCGGCGGCAACGACATCGCGGCGGCGCTCCAGGGCGCCGGCGGCGTGGGCGTGGCCAACGAGGTCACCACGGCCAAGGGCACCGGCCCCCGGGGCGGCGGCACCGGCTCCGTGACGGGCATCGGCGAGTTGGGGACGCAGGGCGGCGGCAAGGTCGACCTGGGCAGCAAGAAGGAGGTCGAGGTCAAGGGCCGGGTGCAGGACGCGGCCCCGGAGGTGGACAGCTCCGAGGTCGACCGCGACGCGCTCGCCCGCTACGTGCGCGCGCGCAAGGGCGCCATCCAGAGCTGCTACGAGAAGGAGCTCAAGCGCAACCCCAACCTCAAGGGCAAGGTGGTGGTGCGCTTCTCCATCACCCCCACCGGCCGGGTGGGTGAGTTCGACATCGACGAGAACACGCTGGGCAGCGAGTCCGTCGCCAGCTGCATCCGCGCCGTCATCCGGGCCTGGGTGTTTCCCTTCAAACCCGACGCCGACGCCACCGTGTCCTACCCCTTCGTCTTCTCGCCGACGGGGTAG
- a CDS encoding Crp/Fnr family transcriptional regulator, giving the protein MEKLAVITASPLFEMLSASELARLAELARVHHCVEGEVVFEEGDFGDSLFLIVEGQVEVVRRLPGGALSPLAVLSAPEFFGEMGLIDKDDRSATVRARTAAALLQLTGQDLRDFRRAHPDGFTFIVVNIARSLSARLREANARLSSNH; this is encoded by the coding sequence ATGGAGAAGCTGGCCGTCATCACCGCGTCACCGCTGTTCGAGATGCTCTCCGCCTCGGAGCTGGCGCGGCTGGCGGAGCTGGCCCGCGTCCACCACTGCGTCGAGGGCGAAGTCGTCTTCGAGGAGGGCGACTTCGGCGACAGCCTCTTCCTCATCGTCGAGGGCCAGGTGGAGGTGGTGCGCAGGCTGCCCGGCGGCGCCCTCAGCCCCCTGGCCGTCCTGTCCGCCCCCGAGTTCTTCGGGGAGATGGGCCTCATCGACAAGGACGACCGCTCCGCCACCGTGCGCGCCCGAACCGCCGCCGCCCTGCTCCAGCTCACCGGCCAGGACCTGCGCGACTTCCGCCGCGCCCACCCGGACGGCTTCACCTTCATCGTCGTCAACATCGCCCGGAGCCTGTCCGCCCGCCTTCGCGAGGCCAATGCCCGGCTCTCCAGTAACCACTGA